DNA from Brachionichthys hirsutus isolate HB-005 chromosome 3, CSIRO-AGI_Bhir_v1, whole genome shotgun sequence:
CCCGCTCCACTGTGCCCTCCGCTgtcatggtggggggggtgttggtCCCTGTTGACCGCCCgctgtctctccctcccccaGTCAGAACTGACGGTGCAGATCGAGGTGGGATGGGACCCAGAGGAAGTAAGGCGGGGCCCCCGCCCCTCATGTCATCGCTGCTAGGCGAGCCTCCGAAGCTACCCCGCCCAGGCACAGTCAAAGAGCCGTTTGTGCCGCGCCACGCAGCGTCTCTGCACCGCCCCGGTACCTCGGGTGTACCTCTACCCTTACTGGGGAGAGTGAAGGAGCCCCTGAGCCTACCTCTtccatcctcctctctttctcccacaTCCTCCACCGCCTCTACTCCCCCTACGCCTTCAGCtgacactgcccccccccgcctcacgACGCAATCCGCGGCCCCTCCTCTCCTTAAACCCCCAACTAGTCCTCCCGCTCAGCCCCGCAACCAAACCTCAAAGCCCGTTCCGCTCCTCAACTTGCCTAGCCCCCGACCTCCAATCCTCCCACTCCCCATCCCACAGAGACCTCTGCTTCATGGGAGGAACCCGCCTCAGCACCTTAGCCGAGATCTGGGGGGGTTTCGCGGGGGCAAGCGTCCCGGCCCTCCATTCGCAGGCAGTCCTTTCCATTCACAGAAGAGGCCCTTCCAACCCCCGCGCTACTGAAGTTTTCATCCATGGCATGCTGAACAAGAGGTGCAAGGGCCCTGCGCTGAAGTGCAAAGTGTCTGTTAGCCATGCTGGTATGAGCCCAGATATCTTTACGCTGTCAATTAGCCTGAATGGAAGCGCTACCTTAGCTTGTGTGTAAATACATGATTAAAGAAGCGTGCTTTCAGCTAGGTAGCCAGCCCAATCGCCATACATTTTATCATACCGCTAAGAGGTTAGCAGTTAATGTTGTCTTAACAGCCTCAATGAATCACTGTTTTCTGACTCTCCCTGTTCAGGCGATCGTAGTTTAGTTAGGCCTGGTGCAAGGGGGACgtaaccatagaagaagaacgATACACTGAAGTTAATACAGAGAACGTAGGAGGAACTAAAGACACGCAGGGCCTCGAGGGATTTACAGGAAACCTGAAGgaacagtttgacattttgggaaagtGGTATTTGCGCAATGGATAAGAAGAGTacccttatatatatatatatatatatatatgtctgttAACTATGAAGTATTCAGTTAGTTGGGTTCGTGCAGTATATAAACTCTAACCATTGGACAGAAAAGTAAGCCATCGTCTGCTGTAACTCACCAATCAATAGCTAATTACTTCAATCAATCCATACAAAACCGAAGTGTAGAAATGAGGCGCTGTAATGATTATGTGCCCTGCTTTTAATGCTGGGTTCAGTGACTTCGAGTCTCTGGTGGTTGCCTGGCAACCTCGAGCAGCACGACTCCTGGAACTCAGACAGGTTGATAGTTGGTCTCGGGTTAGCCGTCGACCTGTTTCCAGTCCTTGTGTTAAACTGAGGTGCTTTTTGTCTCGTGTGTCGTTTAACTTGcagatatttcattaaaatgttttgcaagTAGCCAATAATATCagttcccaaaatgtcaaataattcAAATTAAAACTGTTAGATCGCAGTGACGGCGGGCGCGGTCTCCAAGGTGATCTCGTTATCcaggagtgtgtgagtgtgtgctgtGGGTTCTAATATGGCATCTCCTTTGATGTGATGAGATTAGTGCTTCTGAGGTTAACGCATCTACTTCCGGAGTACTTGCTGTAAataatgttctctctctctctctctctctctcgctcaaccTTTTTCTCACTTCCAGTCTCTCTCATTGTATATCTTTAAGCTTGTAAATATAAAAACTAAGGTGAcccagcttttttttctttttctgttgagGGCAATGACCATAACTCTCTCACCCCACATTTActgtgattgggggggggggggcttggataCGCTTTAGCTCCAAAATAATTTCTGTAGTGTCTGTTGCAACTTTCTGTCTCCTTTATGAAGCCACaatggagaagaggagggtgaagattattctgtatttttttctttccccccccagtATGTCTACTTGTGCATGCTTCAAGTTAGACTGAATCATGGAGACGGCGGCAgtggcggggtgggggggggtggggtagcTTTTTCAGCTTTAGCCACTCTTACTAGGTGTCAACATGTAACTGTCTTAAATAAAATCCAGAATTTCAATTCaactgggggggaggggggtattTTATTTGGTCATTCTTTATCATGTGGATTGcgcttttgtaatttatttgcGCCATTCTGACTTCTTTTTCATAGAttgctttcaaatatttacagctgctatcattttcattttgccgtTAACACGtaccacttttatttttgcactgtgTTTAGATGCAAGATAGAATTGACACATTTCCATTTCCCTTGGCATCCTTCAAAGAGAATCAGGGGGCATATACATTTGAGGTTACTGGGATTCTTttgaaatttgttttatttagctATTCTCATTATTTAGGTCAGTTTCCTccctttttgtttatttgctaaTTTCATGCTTTTGCCCTCGTGCTTATCTTGTTGCATGGCTTTGTCCCAGAATCAGTAAAGGAGTCCTCACAAGGCTAGCGATCTTTTCGTGCAGAAACGATTGCTGTAATTCCTCCCTCGGTACCACGCAATGTTTTTCACGTTGGAGGCTGCCGCTCAAAGCCTCCCGTGTTTGTCCGGTTACAGAGAGTGTTGTCTTCTGTGCTCATTTAATAGTTGCGTCGACCGCGCCAGTTTGTCCGTACACACTGCACATTCGAAACTGCTCCCACCTAAAGATGCTAAACCGCGTGTGTCGTCATACTGTTGGTGCGTCATCAGAGTTCTCGTGTTCTACAGAATGTTACCAAATCTCTCTGCCATCCTCTGTAAACTGTATGTCTTCTCATGTATCTGCTATATAGCAACCCGGTTTTTGACTAGAAACGGTTCAGTCTGTTGTTAAACGCCTCCCCCGCTCGCTAAGCACCTACTTCTGTTTGGTCTCTGTAAGTAacctctgttttcttttcaccTCTATTTTAACTGTTTGAGTTTGAAGTTGTTGATGGCCTGTATACATACATCTGATAAGTTAAACTGCTCTTACTGATGTTCTCATGAATTATGGTATATCACTGGTTTTAAGTGTCCAGTCCTTTCTGGTGTGATGAACATGCACACATTCTATTCCTGTCAcagtcagtgggggggggggggggggggtgttaacgGGGGTGAATACAGCCTATTTTTCCCTTCCAGAATGATAACGACTACTACACGTTTTTAGTCGTGGCTGGACCGTTGATTCTAAAACAAGCCGGCGTTCTGTCTTGATGCAGCAAATTGGGGGTTTGCTGTTTCCTCATTCTTTGTCATTTTACAAAAGCCTCAACTCTTAAATTGCACTCATTCTTGATGAGACTGAttgctctctccttctcacTCTTGATTTCTGTGATAAATTCTCACACTGCACTACAATGCAATGTTATTGAAAagctatatataaaaaaaaaaatcaatttgaaCACTAAAACTAGTCATCTTTAGCTGGACAGCGTTCACTCAATATATTGATTCTGCAACTGTTGACTGGGTTTCTGTGGACTAGCCATAACCTCATTGAAAAGACGACAATTGAGTTTTATTAGGAAGTATAATGTGAGGGAGATTTAATCAGCATTTACAATTTACAATTATAGCCGCTGTGCCATCGTAAAACACGCACATGATGAAAGAGCTGCCTCCTGGTCGGGAATGTGTCTGATCAAAAGCTCAATCGTGTAGTTTCCTGATGCACCGTTTCAACGTATGTGAGACGTTTGATTTGGGACAAAGTGAAGAACTATTTAGGGTGGTCCCATCATTTCACGCATAGTTTATTAGAAATTGGTTCAAACCGCAGTAAAGTGGTCTATATTTGTCCACTTGGTCGTTTTCCTTGACGAAAACTAATCCATGGTTGTGAAAATTAATGGGAGCATTCACAGTAAATCCAAAACTGTTAAATGTGCGTATGAAAATTAGCCCTATTCTTTCAGAGAATGCTGCAGCGCCCCCAAGCGGCGGTTTAATGGTACTGGTATCCAAAACGTCCAGTCCTTCATTGCATTGTAATTGGTGGCCAAATCTTGCGTAAAATGCTTAAAAACCAAAATTCATTCCATTCCCTGGTCAAAAACGATTTGTCTATTTACCGTCATTGTTGCATCAGTTCGCTTTGAAGTCATTGCTTGTCAAAATATTCAAAGATAGCTGAAGTTTAGTTTGTCAAGTTAAACTTTAGACTCTGCTTCAATTGTAATTGTGggttttaaaatgtgtaaattattgtttttcattggGTTAAAACCTTGTTCAGACTCGCACATTCTTAAATATACCATCTCGAATTACACAACTTCCTGATTCACCCCCCGTGGTAAACACAGGGCTGCGCGCGCAGCTTCGTAATGAGTCCTGACGTCATGGTGATTCGGTGTCTGTGGAAGTCTCTGATGTCGCTGAACAGTTTAACAGCGTGTCCCCTGATTATATTACGGACCGgccaagtgttttttttgtttgtttgtttttcggTTTGTCGCCAAACTCCTGTCGTGGAAAATTCACCGTATTTTGAAACATGTCTAAACGTCGTGCGACTCACGCTGACGTGCGGAGCGTCGGGTGCGCGCGCGCATGTCGCAGCGTCGTGACGTTCCCTCAGCTGTCCAAATGTGTGCTTCCGGTGTTAATGGCCGCTCGCTGGAGAAGGTTGACCATGCGTTTGAGATGAATGCGCGTGTTTAGCTCGTTATGCTCGCCGCGGCAGCTTCGCGGCTCTTTCGGCCGGCGTCCTGTCGATTTCTAGCCGCCGGGAAGCTACGCGCCCACCGGAGATGCAGCCAGGTGCGCTAGCCTGTTACTACGGTGTCGTGACCACAGCTAAGAGTTAGCCGCTAGCAGGGCTGATTGTGCGGCCCGTCAGTGAGTGAGCGTTAGTTGTAGCTAAAACtacatatttacatacatttccGTGCTTCTAGTTTTAATGTGGCCGTTTTATGTTTTGGTGATCTGCAGGGTTTGACTTGTGATGAGTAACATTTGAcaatcttctctttctcttgtaATTGCTTAAAAGTGATTTTGAGTGACTCAGGTTATGGCTGTCAGTTTTTAAAGTCCATTTTTACTGTGATCCGTGAAGCTTTGTATTAAggtatttcatatatttatttgctCAATTCAGTAATTTAGATATGACTGTGTAGTGAGGTCTTATTTTACTGCAATACAGCCAAAAAAaagtatgtaaaaaaaacaacaacaacaaatctttTAAGCATCACAGCACGACAATTATATCAGCAAAAACTCCACCAGTTGATTAGAAGCATCCCGTTCACTGAGGCATTGTAAAGCATTTTCTTTACAGTGCACATAAAGTTCAGTTGTGTGAGGTGCTGGTAAACTGACACCTTTCTTGATCATCTGCAGGTGGACTCATCTTTACACGAAAGACTCCAGATCTTCGAGTCCCTCAGGGAGAAGCAGTTCAATGATAAGAGCGCTGATGCTGCGGGGGCGAGCCTCACTATCCGACTGGCTAACGGCTCGACAGTAAAAGGAACCGCTGGCATCACTACGCCGCTCCGTGTTGCTCAGAGTTGCAGGTAAATGTGTAATGTGGACGGGAACGTGTCGTcgttattttagttttttttgctTAAGTGCCGTCATGTGGTCGTTGCTCCTCCTTGTAGAGTGAAAGGCGCTCTGATCGGCGCAGTGAACGGAGACTTGTGGGACCTTGGAAGGCCGCTGGAGTCGGACTGTGAGCTGCGTCTTCTGGGTTTTGACACTGTTGAGGGAAGACAGGTATTGCTTTTTCCTTTCAAAGTCAACGCTAGCCTGACTGTCCATGCTTTTGTCTCAGCTGTCCTTTCGGATCACATGTCCGTAGTTGAAAAGCTGTTGAGATCCTCCCATCTCTGGTGGTTCTATCAGAAATGGGGCCCTACTGAGTCCAGCTCTGGCTTTCTCCTTTGTTAGGCAGCCTGGAGGACCGGCGCCTGTGTCCTGGGTGGAGTATTACAGACAGAATTTGGTGCTGAGGTTTGCAGAGAAGGAGTGTTAGAACATGGATTCTTCTGTGACCACCTGCTGGACAGTAGgtgagattcattcattcattcaaagatGTTCCATCACGGTCcaggtgcttttatttgtcgCAAAGCTTCCCTTTCTTGAGGGAGGTCAACCTCGAccccattttgtttttcctcagatgcattctttacatttctaccggccgtaaaaaaaaaaagaaacactcacacacacacagtcgcagAGTTCTGAAATCTGCCTTTAATGTCTCGCCTGAATCCCAACGCAGTGACCTGTCTCTGACTGACGTGGAGGAGAGGTGTAAGAAGGCTGCAGCCCTCAAGCGTCCTCTGTCCCGGCTGCAGCTGAACGGTGACGAGGTCCGGGAGCTCTTTAAGGTCAGCAGCGCCGTAGTGCCGGTGATCCACCGCAATTCACCTTCGCAACAGGTGAAATCTGTAAATCTGCAATAGCCTAGCCTCACAGGAGCCGTGCGAATGCTTCAATTCACCCGTGTCACTTTTTAATTATCCCACATTGAACGCAAAGCTCTTCTCTTAAAGACCCCTGCAAACACGAGGGTCTCTACCTGTCGTCCACGTTGAACTGCGATATTCGTGTTCTGTGTGCTTCACTTTTTCTAGAACAATAAGCTGAGACTGCAGTTTGTTGAGGAGCAGATGAACGGCCCCACCCTCACAGTATACAGGCATGTATTTGTACACAGACGCACGCTTGGCGTCGAGGTATAAACTCACCAGCGCAAACGGAGTGGGATCTTTTCTGTGTGAATCAGGTGTGGGGACAGCATAGCGGTCAGCAGtgggcccctcctgccccacaCTGGCCTCCTCAAAGACTTCAAGAtgctccaggtgtgtgtgtgtgtgttctttatCACTCAAGAATGTTTAAGACGATTTCATCTATTGGATTATGCCTCATGAAATCAAACATTCGCGCTACGTCATTctgttttaaatataatttgatttaaaaaataaaaataaaaataaaaagatgcttCACGGTTTGCATAATATAATGAAAGATTAATGTCACTGAATCCCTAATTATGAATGTTTCATTTGGACCCTTTTGACGTCCGTCCTGCGGGTAGCATGCTGGGTAAACAGAATCCCCCTGGTCTTTATTGAtccagggagagggaggagcgtTCATACTGGGCAGGATGGGATTCAGTGGCAGAGGGGTTGGGTGTGTCAGCAGCAGGATGTTGTGTTTGTCAGAGGGCGGTTTCCTGTTGTCGGCGCTTTACAAACGCACGGCCATCCATTGGACAGCCTGCCGCCCTTCCTCCTCTGGCTGGCCCTCATTATCCTTTTAGTCTTCGCCGTCTCTTTGTTCACTCCTTACTGTTTGCCGCTCTTCCATCCGACCTCTCCTCACTCCACGTCTCTAACATTCCAGCTGTCGCCTGTGGCCCTGGCCGATCAGAAAGAGGCCTCGGGTTTGACGCGTCTCATAGGTGTGGCCTTTCCacgagagaagaaggaggagttggagaaggagaaggagcagcaagAGGCGAGGGCGAGGGATCACAGATGCATCGGAATCGTAAGAGATCCGATGAGCTGCAAACACGAAGGTCACTTGGCGGTATTAAGCGCGGTGGCCGTTGCTGCCATGCGTTCGTTGCTTTGCCCAGGACCAGGAGCTGTTCTTCTTTAATGACGCGAGTCCGGGCAGCTGCTTCTTCATGCCGAAAGGAGCCCACATCTACAACACCCTCACTGACTTCATGAAGGTAAACTACATGCGCAAACAGCCCGGAGTAGAGAGCTTTATTAGAGCACTTCATAGGAGGGTGTAATATTTAAGTAACAGACACGGGcgcatttgcattttcaagCTTTTTAGTTCCACTTTTAAACGGTCACCAGTACCAAGCAGAGGCATCCAGAAAAGAAGGGGGTTCACCGGCTGGGTCGCTATGACCCGCACTAGTGGGGTTTGATGGGCGTCACTGATGGGAAGGTTTGCCGGTACCGTCATTGTGCATAAATCAATGATAGAAAAACAAGTTGCGTTGAATGTCCAGTTCTGCTCTGCAGCAACTTGAACTGAAACTGAATGTTCAGCGTTGCTCACGCACCTCAGCTGCATGCGTAGAGGTCATGCGCGTGCACGGAGGTCATGCATGTGCAGTCCTGGCTCGGTACGCGTTTCTTATCGGCTGTCAGGATGTTGCTCTTGTTAGCTTACAGTTATTGCACCATTGGGACGATCCGGCCCCGTCCTGCTCTCATTGTGTCTCACACACAATTTCTTCCTTCCTGCCTTCTTGAAGAGTGAATACCGACGACGAGGCTTCACAGAGGTCGTGACCCCAACTCTGTACAGCACTGCATTATGGGAGCGCTCCGGCCACTGGGAGCACTACGGCGAGAACATGTTCACTGTGACATCAGAGGGCTCCCAGACCTATGCGCTCAAACCCATGAACTGTCCCGCACACTggtgaacgcacacacacacacacacttgttaaACTAGAACACACATGAACACTTCTTAAATCTCTTTTTCCTCTCGTGTTCAGCCTCATGTTCGAGCAGCGCGTTCGTTCGTGGAAGGAGCTTCCCCTGCGATGGGCCGACTTCGGGGCGCTGCATCGCAACGAGCTCTCCGGAGCGCTGGGCGGTCTCACCCGCGTCCGTCGGTTCTGCCAGGATGACGCTCACATCTTCTGCATGCCCGAGCAGGTACACGCAGCACACATGCACAGGAATCCATTGGTTTTTAACACGCTTTAAGTGGTTTAGCATCTCCTGAAAGTCAAATTTAACGAGGCTTCCAGGCGTTCTAGTAAATACAGTCAAGGAAGAAGGCGTGGACGTTCGCGGGGTTAATTATTCTTGATTACAGCAGTTTAATCGACACACATTTCAGCTTGTGCGTTCGGGATCGTCACAATCTCTGCCTTTACATGTTAATATATAAACGCCTTTCATAATAGAGGAAaggtctcaccccccccccccccccctgtgtaaTTAGACAGCATTCTGTCCCCCTTTTGACCTTGTTCTCGGCTCTTTCCGTTCTTCCTCTCCAGCTGGAAGACGAGATCGTGGCCTGTTTGGACTTTGTGAGAAGTGTGTACCAAGTGTTTGGGTTTTCGTTCCACGGCCTCCTGTCCACGCGTCCGACGCCGTTCCTGGGGGAGCCTGAGCAGTGGGATGGCGCCGAGCAGGTTAGCGACACACTCCGCTCACCGCAGTCAGAGGCAATGACGTGATGGCGTGAACCATTAATACCAGTGTCAGGATGTATGTTCTAgtgacgcacgcacgcacgcacacacacacagaggtaaaGTAAAGACGTTGGCTGAAGTATCCCTGACTTTACTTTCTCCATCTGCTTCCTGGACTCGGCTGTgcgagcagcagctggagaagagtCTGCAGCAGTTTGGTGAATCCTGGGAGTTGAACCCGGGAGACGGCGCCTTCTACGGCCCAAAGGTCAGGTGGGAGGGGGCAGTGAAGGAAGCTGCAACTTATTGATCATCATTTGTCCCAGCATCCACTAACAGAGACGTGATTGGTCCTCTGCTCACTTCCTACATTTTCAGTGATATCATTTCTGCTAAAAGcccatttaaaaagaacaaagcGAGAGTCACTCACTGTCCCGGATCCGATCGATACCACTCTGTTAAACGGCAAGAGGGAGTCGGCTTCAGGCAGATGCTTCATGATGcagcacatgggggggggggggggggggggggggtcgtaggcaaacaaacaaacgtttaCAGCCTTCTGGCTTGGGTGTGTTTCCACAGTTATCTGTATCAGCCTGACTGAGAGAGTCTTTGCTAGCGTTACCCAGAGACCCAGTTTGTCCCCAGCGgtcatgggggagggggggcagattttGGTTTGATCAGCACCATGGAAGCGTGAGGCTAACACCCTCCCACGTGTTTCAACACAGATTGACATCCGGATTAAAGATTCCGTTGGCAGACAGCACCAGTGTGCCACAATCCAGTTGGATTTCCAGCTGCCAATCAGATTCGACCTTCAGTATGTGGGGTGAGTCAGGAATTTCAGCATCCACACGTGTTGTAATCGTAATTCTTCACGTTGCCACTTTGGTAGCATGTCCTTGATTAACCCGAGTTTCTGTGTCTTAGCTTCACTGGAACCAAATTTGTCCATGAAAGATTAGGCCTCTATTGAATTAGTGTGTCCGGGGAAAGGCTCCGTTTCTTTTCCTGCCTTTAACCTAATTTTGTCTCATGAGGCCACCCTGCTTTCCTCCAGGGATGCCCCTAATCAATCATTTTCCTGACATTTAAACAGAAGTTTAAACCTGGAATAattcagagaaaacaaaacacaacaaagtatGTCATAAATGAAGGCTACTTCAAACTTCTGCAACGAGAATCCGCCAAAGTCCCTTTAAAGTTGGATTTCTGCAATTTCCACCGATCCGAGATCCCTGCGTTATTTTAACAGACTAGTTATTCTGGTGCCGACCAGTCAGACCATCCTTTCACTGATTGATCGGCACTTCATCCATCAGGTCAACGGTTTTCACTCCAGTGTTAGATTATTTAAGCCTTACAGAATACTTCTATCTACAACAATACACGATTTTAGTTGTGTATTGTTAGTTGTCGAAATAGTTCTGTAAAAATAGTTCATAATGGACTTTTTCCACTTTCTGTAAAAGCTATTAACGAAGCAATTatggctaaaaaaaataagaatggcTGTTTCAATGTTCAATGTTCTTTAGCACCGCGATGCAGAAATCCATATTTCCATAATACATTCGTGCTCATCGATTTGCACCGTGCTCCATTCATCTCGGAGACATTAAAGGCTCGCTGCTGACAAACTGCCACTCCGCTGCTTGATGCTCGTCTCCACCGTCTCTCAGTGGAGACGGACGTTTCCACAGGCCGGTGATGATCCACAGGGCGGTGCTGGGGTCCCTGGAGAGAATGATTGCTATACTGGCTGAAAGCTTCGGAGGGAAATGGTGAGCGTCCTCACCCTGATCCCGCAGAGTCCAGTGCGTTTTAATCGGCgcaccctgaccccccccctcacctccatcTTTCTGCCTCACCCCAGGCCGCTGTGGCTGTCCCCGGCGCAAATCATGGTTCTACCTATAGGTGGCGACAACGAGACGTACGGCAGGAAGGTCAGTCCGTCTCGATTGCCTTGCAGTTCACCCAGTGTGCTTCGTCATTCTGTCATTATTAATCTGCTCAGTGATGCGAGAAGCTCAGCGCAGATACCATCTTGAAACGAGCGCCTCCCGTCTTTTAAGGTGGTCCGGCAGTTCCGTGAAGCGGGCTTCATGGCTGATTTCAATGACGATCGGCGAGCAACCTTAAATAAGAAGATTCGTTCTGCTCAGCTGGGCCGGTACAACTACACGTTTGGTAAAAAGATGACAACGTGATAGTTGCTGCTCGTTTTAATCAAAAGCTGTCTGCCTGAAACCGCTGTGGACGTTCCCTCATTGTGACACTtgattgttgtgtttgtgtttgtccagtGGTGGGGGATGCGGAGAGTGAGAGTGGAACCGTGAGCGTAAGGAGCAGAGGAGGTAAACAGCTGGGCAGGAGGCCGACGGAGGAGGTGCTGATGTCCCTCACACTGCTCCGGGACTCCAGGAGCAATCTGGACGAGTTTTGATGAATCGCTTCTGaaaattatgtaaatgttttcttaCACGTTCAGCCTGTTACTGTATGAACTAAAATctttattaaaagtaaaaaataaataaaaaaaaccattctttgttcttatttttGTCTGTCCTTAAAGGCATTGAATAATATTTAGTGCAGAGAAAGATTTAAGGCCTTTTTGACGTCAATGTCTGCTTTACTCAGCAACAGCGTAGTTTGTGACCTTTAGgccattaaatatatattaccccccccccccccccagcttatGTAAGTCTGTGTAATGATATCGGAATATGAAAACAATGCTAACCTTTAAAGAAAGGGATGCCTTGGAAGGCATTTTGACTAAATTAGGAGAGGGAGCAGCGATGTCGGGCCCGGCTGTTTCCGTGCGTGTTTAGTGGAAACGGTAAAGGCCACAGGGGTCGGAGACTTTTCCCTTTTAAATGAGAGAGAAACGACAATGGTCACAACACTGACCGCTCCTGTTTCCTGACAGGCTGGAACGGAGTAATCCTAAATGGAGGAGTTTACAGAAGACCTGAATTAAAGTGCCAATAcacccaaaataaaatacatcttaTAGCTTATTAAGATATGCAGGTACTACTGTGTTGGAGATGTATTGactggtggcgcagtggttatcgctgtcgcctcacagcaagaaggttccagatTGAATTCCTATCTGCGTGGAGTTCGTATAGATCCAGTTCCTCTTGagatgtgtgagtgtgtgtgtgtgtgtgtgtg
Protein-coding regions in this window:
- the tars2 gene encoding threonine--tRNA ligase 1, cytoplasmic isoform X2; the protein is MLVDSSLHERLQIFESLREKQFNDKSADAAGASLTIRLANGSTVKGTAGITTPLRVAQSCRVKGALIGAVNGDLWDLGRPLESDCELRLLGFDTVEGRQAAWRTGACVLGGVLQTEFGAEVCREGVLEHGFFCDHLLDSSDLSLTDVEERCKKAAALKRPLSRLQLNGDEVRELFKNNKLRLQFVEEQMNGPTLTVYRCGDSIAVSSGPLLPHTGLLKDFKMLQLSPVALADQKEASGLTRLIGVAFPREKKEELEKEKEQQEARARDHRCIGIDQELFFFNDASPGSCFFMPKGAHIYNTLTDFMKSEYRRRGFTEVVTPTLYSTALWERSGHWEHYGENMFTVTSEGSQTYALKPMNCPAHCLMFEQRVRSWKELPLRWADFGALHRNELSGALGGLTRVRRFCQDDAHIFCMPEQLEDEIVACLDFVRSVYQVFGFSFHGLLSTRPTPFLGEPEQWDGAEQQLEKSLQQFGESWELNPGDGAFYGPKIDIRIKDSVGRQHQCATIQLDFQLPIRFDLQYVGGDGRFHRPVMIHRAVLGSLERMIAILAESFGGKWPLWLSPAQIMVLPIGGDNETYGRKVVRQFREAGFMADFNDDRRATLNKKIRSAQLGRYNYTFVVGDAESESGTVSVRSRGGKQLGRRPTEEVLMSLTLLRDSRSNLDEF
- the tars2 gene encoding threonine--tRNA ligase 1, cytoplasmic isoform X1; its protein translation is MLAAAASRLFRPASCRFLAAGKLRAHRRCSQVDSSLHERLQIFESLREKQFNDKSADAAGASLTIRLANGSTVKGTAGITTPLRVAQSCRVKGALIGAVNGDLWDLGRPLESDCELRLLGFDTVEGRQAAWRTGACVLGGVLQTEFGAEVCREGVLEHGFFCDHLLDSSDLSLTDVEERCKKAAALKRPLSRLQLNGDEVRELFKNNKLRLQFVEEQMNGPTLTVYRCGDSIAVSSGPLLPHTGLLKDFKMLQLSPVALADQKEASGLTRLIGVAFPREKKEELEKEKEQQEARARDHRCIGIDQELFFFNDASPGSCFFMPKGAHIYNTLTDFMKSEYRRRGFTEVVTPTLYSTALWERSGHWEHYGENMFTVTSEGSQTYALKPMNCPAHCLMFEQRVRSWKELPLRWADFGALHRNELSGALGGLTRVRRFCQDDAHIFCMPEQLEDEIVACLDFVRSVYQVFGFSFHGLLSTRPTPFLGEPEQWDGAEQQLEKSLQQFGESWELNPGDGAFYGPKIDIRIKDSVGRQHQCATIQLDFQLPIRFDLQYVGGDGRFHRPVMIHRAVLGSLERMIAILAESFGGKWPLWLSPAQIMVLPIGGDNETYGRKVVRQFREAGFMADFNDDRRATLNKKIRSAQLGRYNYTFVVGDAESESGTVSVRSRGGKQLGRRPTEEVLMSLTLLRDSRSNLDEF